From the Pseudomonadota bacterium genome, the window AATTGTCCGTCGTTCATGATGGTCTTCATCCTCCCATCATGAACAGTCGCCGCCTTACTTCAGACTCATCTTGTATTAGAAATAAGCCCTCCCTTCAGACTCATCTTGCATTGGAATAGACTGAATCTGCACCTGCGCTCGGACTTATGGTATGATCGTCGGTCATTCTACAGTAAAGCACGCGCAAGGTAGACACAACTGCGCTCGCCATGCGATAGCTGCCAGCCTGTCTCGCCTACCATTTGTTCAGACCGGAAGGCATGCGTTCCAGTCACCTAAACCCAAATCCAGGCACACGGCTTCAGCCACTTGAAGATCCTCCTCCGTCGCCGGCCATCGACGTGCCATAAGAAGATTGAACGCCAGTGTGCCAGTGAGAATATGGTTTTCATGGAACTGCGGCGCGGCGGTAGCGAGCCGCCGCCAGTCTTCGCCGAGCGTGTGCCGGTCAAGTCCCTTGACCAGCAGTAATCCGGTTTCAGGCGTGCGTAATCCTACCAACAAGGCCGCCAGAGCTGATTTTCCACCGCCCGATGATCCCTCAAGCAAAACCCGTTCGCTGCTTTGAATCGTCAAATTAACCCCGCGCAGCACCGCCTCCCCTTGCGGACGATTAGCGGAGTTTCTTTTAGTGATTCAGTCATTTAAACATTTGCACTAAATTGTGAACCAGTTCGCAGAATAGGTAATTGACACTAAAAGCCATGCCCAATTAGTTGTAGTGTTACCTACGATTTCGCTCCGCAGAATGTGTGATGTCGGAGCTAATCTCTGGTGAAATGCTATTGAGAATGATTCGAGTAGGATAACTCCTTCATAGATAAAGTATGTCCAGAAAATTAATATTAGCTCTGGTAGCTATCCATAGCGCGATGAAGTTACGCACCACCGTCCTAGCATCGCTCGTGACGGCGCTGCTGCTGGTCGCACCCGCGTCCGCCAAGAATCAGGACTTCGTGCGAATATTTTCGAAGCTCACCGCGTTCGAGCCTTCCGACGTCGCGCTGGCGAATCACGGGGCGTGCACGCCCGCGCCGTGCGAGGGCACGAGCACGGGACCGATGGTCGACCTAAACGACCCGGACAACTCACCGCGCAACACCCCGGCTGGATTCACGTACTTCGGGCAGTTCGTGGACCACGACGTGACGCGCGACGAGAACCCGCTGCCAGCCACGACGTTCCCCATCGACCAGCTCAACAACGTACGCAACGCGAAGCTCGACCTGGACTCCGTGTATGGGCCGGGCAGCGTCCGCGACGGCGACAAGATGCGCATCGGTCCGGACGGCGGCGACCTGCCGCGCGGGTCGGATGGCCGGGCGCTGATCGCGGACTCGCGCAATGACGAGAACATGATCATCGCCCAATTGCACCTCGCGTTCCTGAAGTTCCACAACGCGATGGTCGACCTGGGCATGAACTTCGAGGATGCCCGCCGCGCGAGGATCAATCACTACCAGTGGGTCGTGACGCACGACTTCTTGCCACGGGTGCTGCACCCGGATTACGCGGACGCGGTGCTCAACGCGACGTCCAACAAGTTCTTCAAGCCGGGCAACCCGCACGACCCGAACCTGCCGATCGAGTGGGCGGTTGCGGGGTACCGGTTCGGTCACAGCATGGTGCGCCAAGCGTACCGCATGGTTGCTCCGGCGCCCACGGACCCGGCGCCGCCGTTCGTGCAGGTGTTCAACGGCACGGAGGGCGACCTTACGGGTGGCCGGCCGATCCCGGCCAACCGGCGCATCCACTGGCCGAACTTCGTGGAGGTCGATGGGTTCCCCGCGCCCATCAACATCAGCCGCAGGATCGACGCGCTCCTGTCCCGTGGGCTGTTCCGACTGCCGGTCCCGGCCGCGATCCCGGGCGGGCCGAACTCGCTCGCCAGCCGCAACATCATCCGCGCTAAGCGCTACCAGCTACCGTCCGGGCAGGCCGTCGCCATCACCCTCGGCGTCCCGGTTCTGACCAACGAGGAGGTCGGCATCAACGACCCGGCGTTCGGTGGTGAGGCACCGCTGTGGGTGTATCTTCTGGCAGAGGCCGGTGTCGACTACAACGGCGCGCACCTCGGCCCAGTCGGCAGCCTGCTCGTTAGCGAGGTGTTCGGCGGGATGCTTCAACTGGACAAGGATGGGATTCGCAAGACCGGTTGGACTCCGGACGGTGGCACCTTCACGCTAGGCGAGTTCCTGCGCGTTGC encodes:
- a CDS encoding ATP-binding cassette domain-containing protein — encoded protein: MLRGVNLTIQSSERVLLEGSSGGGKSALAALLVGLRTPETGLLLVKGLDRHTLGEDWRRLATAAPQFHENHILTGTLAFNLLMARRWPATEEDLQVAEAVCLDLGLGDWNACLPV